A window of the Bufo gargarizans isolate SCDJY-AF-19 chromosome 1, ASM1485885v1, whole genome shotgun sequence genome harbors these coding sequences:
- the LOC122937984 gene encoding izumo sperm-egg fusion protein 1-like, translated as MAMEEFNTFIKSQVDDIDSIEAYVNIKRFAKVTEKKVLDYLEDEVGILDKYAISEIASEYKKSVDVIQDIGFKEVQLLHIIGLHFQRLKEKLKVIVQDSKQRRCPNKQGADSCGLMVQTYINCKTCSEEKVVCAGGPPKNQDYLERCSCLCTSNRCFDLKTGRSCSPCKDHKSHLAETVNCGEINIKIPEYEELILDCTFEWYARLEETYNNVFTLHREHNPKITREPYLVIKGVQMGDSGRYTCTTILDSEVPVSKITYNVAVISGSEQATKTYHPRPTLPDVLDITAPEPPLLEELRNNNASLIAISVAGSVTIMLIAGICICMFWRKMKSREPLEKEPV; from the exons ATGGCTATggaagaattcaacacctttATCAAAAGCCAAGTCGATGACATTGACTCCATAGAAGCCTATGTGAACATCAAGCGGTTTGCCAAAGTCACAGAGAAAAAAGTCCTGGACTACCTTGAGGATGAAGTCGGCATACTGG ATAAATATGCTATATCCGAAATTGCGTCTGAATATAAAAAATCTGTGGACGTCATCCAGGATATAGGTTTTAAGG AGGTCCAGCTTCTTCACATCATTGGACTCCATTTCCAGCGACTCAAAGAAAAGCTCAAGGTTATCGTCCAGGACTCAAAACAAC GGAGGTGTCCAAATAAACAAG GTGCAGACAGCTGTG GATTAATGGTGCAAACCTACATCAACTGTAAGACCTGCTCCGAGGAGAAGGTTGTCTGCGCCGGGGGCCCTCCAAAAAATCAAG ACTACTTGGAGAGATGCAGCTGCCTATGCACCTCCAACAGATGTTTCG ATCTGAAAACTGGACGGTCCTGCTCTCCATGTAAAGATCACAAGTCTCACCTGGCAGAGACTGTAAACTGTGGAG AGataaatataaaaatcccagaatATGAAGAACTAATTCTGGACTGTACTTTTGAATGGTACGCGAGGCTGGAGGAAACCTATAACAACGTGTTCACCCTG CATCGTGAACACAATCCCAAAATCACCCGGGAGCCCTATCTAGTGATCAAGGGCGTACAGATGGGGGACTCCGGACGGTACACGTGTACCACCATCCTGGACTCTGAGGTGCCAGTGAGTAAGATCACCTATAACGTGGCAG TTATCAGCGGATCGGAACAGGCGACAAAAACATACCATCCTCGCCCTACACTTCCTGATGTGCTTGACATCACAGCGCCTGAGCCGCCACTTCTAGAGGAGCTACGGAACAACAATGCTTCCCTCATAGCAATATCTGTGGCCGGCTCCGTCACCATCATGCTGATCGCTGGCATATG CATCTGCATGTTCTGGAGGAAAATGAAATCTAGAGAGCCTCTGGAAAAAGAGCCAGTGTGA